Proteins encoded within one genomic window of Desulforamulus hydrothermalis Lam5 = DSM 18033:
- a CDS encoding TatD family hydrolase: MEKHLVDSHIHVTMLPYEGLQAMAEGGIRKVITCSIVLAAQHAESYFDHYRLITGFYRKNAASLGIQLFSTIGIHPAGIPHDWPRLIQALPDFLQTDGVVGLGEVGMNQGSQLEQDVLKAQLEIARDYRKPIIVHIPFENRLNITELTLNLAAQVGIPAHLLVIDHANLDIIDQIRQFGAIPAITVRPRNVTLEVLSDNIEQFANGMLNSDFSNLFPNDPTGVIKAFHHLQKQGIDQRLIDNLTGQKAESVFGI; encoded by the coding sequence ATGGAAAAACACCTGGTCGACAGCCATATCCATGTTACGATGCTGCCTTATGAAGGTCTGCAAGCAATGGCCGAGGGGGGTATCAGAAAGGTTATAACTTGTTCTATTGTCCTGGCTGCCCAGCACGCAGAGAGTTATTTCGACCATTACCGCTTGATTACCGGTTTTTATCGAAAAAATGCTGCTTCTCTGGGAATCCAACTGTTCAGCACAATCGGTATTCATCCGGCCGGGATTCCTCACGACTGGCCACGCCTAATCCAAGCCCTGCCGGATTTTCTTCAAACAGACGGTGTGGTAGGCTTGGGCGAAGTAGGCATGAACCAAGGTTCTCAGCTGGAACAGGACGTTCTTAAAGCACAGCTGGAAATCGCCAGGGATTACCGGAAGCCCATCATTGTTCATATTCCTTTTGAAAACAGGCTAAATATAACAGAGCTTACTCTTAATTTGGCTGCTCAGGTGGGAATTCCCGCGCATCTGCTGGTTATCGACCACGCCAATCTCGACATTATAGATCAAATTCGCCAGTTTGGCGCCATTCCGGCCATTACTGTACGCCCCAGAAATGTTACCCTGGAAGTGTTGTCGGATAACATTGAACAATTTGCCAACGGCATGCTTAACAGTGACTTTAGCAACCTTTTTCCCAATGATCCTACCGGTGTAATTAAAGCTTTTCACCATCTGCAAAAGCAGGGTATCGATCAGCGCCTGATAGACAATCTCACCGGCCAAAAGGCAGAATCCGTCTTTGGTATTTAA